NNNNNNNNNNNNNNNNNNNNNNNNNNNNNNNNNNNNNNNNNNNNNNNNNNNNNNNNNNNNNNNNNNNNNNNNNNNNNNNNNNNNNNNNNNNNNNNNNNNNNNNNNNNNNNNNNNNNNNNNNNNNNNNNNNNNNNNNNNNNNNNNNNNNNNNNNNNNNNNNNNNNGTGGATCCATTGCAAAGTTGCATGGAGAGTAGAAGTGGATCCATTGCAGGGTTGCATGAAGGTGGGAGATGGGTGCATTGTGGAGTTGCATGGAAATGGGAGGTGGGGCCATTGCAAAGCTGCATGGAGATGGGAAGTGGCTGCATTGCAGAGTTGCATAAGGATGGGAGGTGGATGcattgcagagcagtgcagcactgggtgcagggtGGTCCCCACCCGGGGATTTTCCAGGCTGCTTTTGGCACATCCCTGCACCACCCGGCCACggcctgctgcagcctgcagcccgTTGCCCCATCTGCACTTTGTTGCACAACGCTTTTGGACGGAGAatcccagcagcactgacacGGTGCGTGCATGCTGACCGGGGAGGGTCTCCTGCTGGGCCGGGTTCCTCAACCCCGTGGGTTTTGGTAGTGTAACGAGGACAGCTGATGAAGGACGGGGTGCATGGGGAATGCAAGGGGAAACTGGGGAAATGCATGGGGAATGCATGGGGAATGCAAGGGGAAATGCATGGGGAATGCATGGGAACGCAGAGGAATGGAAGCCCCATGTTCACCCCACGTGCCATGTTCGTGCCCCACACACGATCCTTAACCTCAGGGATGGGTACCTCCTGCAGAGCCGACCCCACACAACCTGGGGCTGATGCTGTGGGTCGGgtgtgggatggggacactgcagCCCCCTGGACACCACTGGAAATGGGGCCCCTGCGGTGGCCAGTCcctcaaaggcaaaaaaaacgCTGACCGTGGCAGCACTTCCCCAACCCGGGGGGGCAGGAACCAGCCCCCAAACGGGGAAGTGCTGCGGTTTTTGGCCGCTTGCCCCATAAATAGCGCTGCCCCACGCGTGGGGGGCAGGCGGAGGCAGGCTGGTGCTGCATGGGGGGCACGGCcatccctccctctgccctAGGACAAGGTAactctgctgctcccagggcacaGGGGGGACTGCAAGGCTGGGAGTCCCCCCCCTATTtttggggtggggtggggaCGCTGCGCTCCCTGGGGGTGCGGTGTGGGGTTGGTGGGGTCCAAGAGGAAGGGATCCGTGGTGGGGACACCCCCGTGCGATACTCCCGGCCCCGTGCAgggtgtgctgtgctgggatggtGTGGGGCATCTGGGGGGGGTCCCCGGCATCGCTACTGTCAGCATGACGGTGCACCACCCGCGCACAGCGGGGCTGTCCCACCCCCGTGGTGCACACATGCCCGATGctcctggagcacagggcttgcAGCCCCACGTTCCCTGCTGGCCCTACACCGTCTGGGTGCAGCCAGCACACTCCTGGGGCTCTGCTTCTCATGGGGTCTCTGCCCCAACTCCGCTCCCGCCCAAGGCTCTCTTCTCCCCTCCAGAAGCTGGGGGCTGACACGTGCCGGGGGCTTTGCCCACCTGTTTCTCCAGCAGGACTCCTCCGTTTGGCGGGCAGGACCCATCCCCTTGCTCCCCACGGGACCCCGGCCGTGGCCATGACCCTGCTGCGCTGGCTCGTCTTCCTGACCGGCCTCGATCCCACAGGTGGGCTGTCaccgtgggtcccctgtccccagctcACCCTTGGGGCTGTGGGGCGGGGGTGGTGGGATGGGCGCAGGGTGGGGAGCGGGAACGCAGCTCCCTCGGGGCCATGGGTGCCGATCCCCCCTTTTCTTTGCGCTGACTTCAGCCCTTGGGTTCAGCTCTGTGCCGGCAGAGAGCACCACCCCTTGATGGGCTTCCCCCCATTTCTCTCTGAgcctttctcctcccctctccccactCTGGCTCGGCGCCGTGGGGCTCGTGGGGCAGCACCCGTGGGCACCCGCCCGCATCACCCCCTCCCCTTCCAGCCCCCAGCACCTGGGGGGTCTCCTACCCCGAAGCGCTGCGCGGCATCGCGGGCTCCTGCGTGGTGTTCCCCTGCACCCTCAGCTTCCCCGACGACGTCTCGGCCGCCGCCGGCATCGTGGCCATCTGGTACAAGGACTACGAGGGCCAGAAGACGATGGTGTTCCACTCGGGGGACCGAGAGGTGGACGCCAACTTCCGGGGCCGCACTCAGCTCCTGGGGGACCCCACCGCCCGCAACTGCACGCTGCTGCTGCGTGGGGCCAGGCCCGAGGACAGCGGGCTCTACCGCTTCCGCTTCGAGGTCGTGGACGGGGACCGCTGGTCGGCAGCGCGGGACGTGGCGCTGCGGGTGGAGGGTGGGTGCGGGGCCCGGCCGCTGGggctctcccttcccccagccctTTGGGTCTCCTCTTTATCCCCTTCCACTTTTGGTTTCCGTATCCCGATCCTTTTTGGTCTCTCCGTACCCCAATCCAATCCTTTTTGGTCTCTCCGTGTCCCCAAAACTTTTGGTTTCTATATTCCCAGTCCTTTCTGGTCTCCGTATCCCAATCCCTTTTGGTCTCTTCCATACCCTCAGTCATTTTTGGTCTCTTTGTATTTCCATCCTTTGGATCTCCTCCATATCCCCTGTCCTTTGGATCTCCTCCATATCCCCTGTCCCTTTTGTTCTTTCCATATCCCCAGTCCGATCCTTTTTGGCTTCTCCATATCCCCCATCACTTTTTTGTGTCCATACCCCCAGTCCTTTTTTGTCTCTTCCATATTCTCCATCGTTTTTAGTCTCCATATCCCAATCCCTTTTGGTCTCTCCATATCCCCAATCCTTTGGGTCTCCTCCATATCCCCAGTCCTTTTTGGTCTCCATATCCCCACTCCCTTAGGTCTCTCTATCCCCAGTCCTTTATGGCCTCTCCATACCCCCAGTTATTTTGGCCTCTTTGTATCCCCAGTCATTTTTGGTCTCTCCATATCACTCACCCATTGGGTCTCCTCCATATCCCCCATCATTTTTGGTCTCCATACCCCAATCCTTTTTTGTCTCTTCCGTATTCTCAATCATTTTTAGTCTCTCCGTATTTCCATTCTTTGGGTCTTCTCCATACCCCAGTCCTTTTGGTCTCCACATCCCCAAACCTTTTTGGCCTCTCCATACCCCCACCATTTTTGGTCTCCATACCCCCAATCCTTTTTGGCCTCCCCATCCCCAGACACCCTGGAGCGCCCGAGCATCAGTGCCAGCGAGGAGGTGTCGGAGGACACGCTGGTCACCATGGAGTGCTCCTCGCCCTACGCCTGCCCGCTGAGCGCCATGACCCTGCGCTGGGCGGGCTATAACCCACGCGTGTCAGCGCTGTCCAGCCACGTGCAGGTGGACACCAGAGGGGTCAGCCGCcgccagagcctcaccacctcCTTCTCCTGGAGGGACCACTCCAGGACGCTGCTCTGCGAGGTGCTGCTCGGCTCCCAGAGGGCGAGCACTGAGCTGGTGCTGCGGGTGCGACGTacgtggggatggggatgggaaaaAGGAATGGAGTGGGGACGGGAGTGGGAgaagggatggggatgggggcaAGGAAGAGGATGGGAACaggaagaaaggcaggaaaggGGATAGGGATGGGGAGGGAAAAAGGGTTGGGGCTGAGGGTGGGGATGAGTATGGGAatagggatggggatggggatggggatggggatggggattgggatggggatggggatggggatggggatggggatggagccACCTCTCCCATGTCTGTGCCACCCCCGTTGCAAAAAGCTGGGGCACACACTCCCCATCTTCTCACCCCCATCCCTCCGACATGGCCAGGGCCAGCGTTGGTGCCCCTGgagtgcccccagccccacgcctCCTGTCCCCTCTCTGCTCTTGGCACAGCACCATCCCCTTCCTTGTTGTCCCCTGATGCCCCAAGCATCCCAGGGTCCTTTTCTGCATccccccaaccccaccccaccaccgcccatccatccatccatccatccatccatccatccatccatccatccatccatccatccgtccatcctCCCACAGATGCCCCCAAAGGTACCAAGGTGTCCCTGGACCCCCCCACGCAGCACGTCCGGGTGGGCGACACGCTGTCCCTCAGCTGTGCCGTCAACAGCAGCCACCCCCCCGTCACCGCCTTCCGCTGGTACAAGGACGGCGCGGCCGCGGGCACTGGGAGCATCCTGGTGCTGCGGGGCGTGCGGGGCCAGGACCACGGGCGGTACCACTGCGAGGCCCAGAACGCCGTGGGGACCGGTGTGGCACCTGCTGTGATGCTGTATGTCATGTGTGAGTGCTGGCGCTGGGAGCACGCGGGGGGAGCGGTGCGGTGATGTGACCTGCGGTGAGCGTGGGTGCAAGGCCTGGCTGCCGGGTGGGGCGTGTGGGGGGCAGGGGTGTAAGGGGGTGGAGGCGTGGTGGGGGGGAGAAGGGTGCGGGATGCAAGATGCAGGGGTTGCAGGGGGTGTGGGTGCAGGGTGCAGGATGCAGGGGATGCGGGATGCAGGGGATGCGGGATGCAGGGGACGCAGGGAATGTGGGTGTAGGGTGCGGGATGCAGGGGGTAGGGGTGCAGAATGTGGGATGCAGGGGACAAAAGGATGCAGGGGTGCAGATACAGAGTGGGGATGCAGAGGATGCAGGGTGCAGGATGCAAGATGCAGGCGGTGAGGGGGATGTGGATGTGGGATGCAGGAGATGGAGATGTGGGTGTAAGGTACGGGATGCAGGGGGTGTGGTTGCGGAATGCAAGTGCTGGGTGCAGGGGATGCAAGGGTACAAGATGCAGGATGCAGGGGATGCAGGGGCCGTGGATGCAGGATCCAggggctgtgggatgcaggGGATGCAGGTGCAGGATGCAGGGGATGCAGGGGGTGCAGGGGTGCAGATGTAGGGGGTGTGGGTGCAGATTGCAAGACGCAGGGGATGCGGGATGCAGGGAGTGTAGATGCATGGAGTGCAGGATGCAGGAGATGCGGGGGTGCAGATGCAAGGTGCTGTGCTGGACAGTGCAGCCCCAATCCTCAGCTGCATCCTGCGCTGCACGGCAGCTTGGGGACTGACACAGGTGGGAAAGCACCTCCCAGGGCTGCGGCACGGTGACGGTGACACCGAACGAGCCCCACGTTTTGCCCTGGGTGCCGGTCGCTGACCCCACACCCCCCTGAGACCCCCAAATCCCCACCAGCCGCCGAGGTGTCCATCAGCCCCGCGGCCGAGGTGCAGGAGGGGACGGCCACCACGCTGTCCTGCGACGTGCCAGGCCAGGAGGGCCGGGAGCTGAACTACACCTGGTACCGCAACggtgcctggctgcagcagggccccTCACACCGCCTGCTCCTCCCGCACGCCGCCGCCTCCGACGCCGGGTTCTACTCCTGCACGGCCACCGAAGCGTGGGGCAGCGCTGCATCCCCGGCCCTCAGCCTCAGCGTGACCTGTGAGTGAGCCCGGGGGCATGGGGGCTGCGGGCCTGCTCCTGTGGTGCCGTGGAACCATAGCGGGGTTGGGAAGGGGCCTTGCGGATCAGCCCTAAAAGAAGCATCCGCCCAGCTGAACGCAGGAGTGCGTGGCTGTGGTCGTGATCTGTGCTGGAAGCGGTGTTTGCTGCACCAGCATCTGCCCATCCACTGCAATGCATGATGGGGGTGCAGGGGTTGCGGGTGCACCAGCACCCATCCATTGCAATGCGTGCTGGCGATGCTGGGTGCGGATGCAGGAGCCGTGCATGCAGGATGCAGGATGCGGGCTGCAAGACTAAGTATGCTTGCTGCACCAGGGCCCATCCATTGCAACGTTTGGAGGTGCCACAAAGCAGCACTCGCTGCACCAGCGCCCACCCCTTGCAGCACCTCCCGCTCCCCGCTGCACGCTGCGCGCCTTGGAGAAGCTGCGCTGCTCTGAGCCGGCCCGGCAGCCAGTGATTATCAGAACATTGCTCCAATTTTTGCAAGTCAGGGGAAAATGCAAGCAGCTCTGGGTTTGGCTTTAGCATTCCTGACTTGAAACACGACAGGAAAGCAGCTCCGAGGCACCGTGGGTGCTGGGTACAACCAGCTGACCCCCCCCTCTCCCGCAGACCCTCCCCGGACCCCCGTGCTGACGCTGCTGCAGGAGCCGCAGGGCGGAGGAATGGCGGTGGTGAGCTGCGTGGTGGACAGCCGCCCTCCAGCCACGCTGGCCCTGTACCATGGAGACGCCCTggtggccagcagcagctcgcccgcagcccccgggcAGCGCCTGGGGGTCACCGCCGCCCGCAACGCGCTGCGCCTGGAGCTCCGCGGCGTGCGGCCGCAGGACAGCGGGACGTACCGCTGCACCGCCACCAATGCGCTGGGCAACGCCACCGCCACGCGGCCCTTCGTCGCCCGCCGTGAGTGCGATGGGATCACCGGGATGAGCTCGTTGGCACCTCCGTCCCCTTCCTGGGACCGGTCATCCCCATGGGGGTGGCCCCATagggccctgctgctggcagccactCTGGTGGGGACAACCCCAGAGCCTTCCATGGTGTCACCGTGTCCCGTGGGTCTGGGGATGGAGGGGGGTGGAGCGCGGGGCTTTGGGTGAAGGTTTTGTGGCAGAGCTTCCCCTGATGGCCCTAAGTCCAGCACTGACCCTGACCCAGAGCCTGGCCCTAACCCTCAGCCTGAGCCTGAGCCCAAGcctaaccctgaccctgaccctaaccctgATCCTGATCCTGACCCCGACCCTTCTCCAGCCACCCAGGTCCAGGTGCACCCCTCATCAGAGGTGCGTGAGGGTGCAGCTGTGACGCTGCGCTGCGTGACGCCGGGCGACGCTCCGGGGAGCACCACGTACACCTGGTACCGGAACGGCCGGCAGCTGGTGGGGCACGCGGACCCGGTGCTGAGCTTCCCCAGTGTCCGCAGCGGTGACGCCGGCGCCTTCCAGTGCCAGGCCCGGGGCGGCAGGGACGGTGACGGGGACACGTCGGGGGCTGTCCCGCTGCGGGTGCTCTGTGAGTGCGGTGCTCGTTGTGTGAGTGTGCTGCCCATGGCCTGGATGGGGATGCACGGATCCCTCGCAGACATGGGATCTTGTGCTGCGGGGAGGATGCTGGAAGTGGGGGGGTCCCTCTCTCTGGGGGTCCCCCTGAGCCCGGTGCCCAGCATGTTCCCACTGATGCTGCTTTACCCCGCAGTCCCCCCGCGGCAGCCGGTGCTGAGCTCCTTCCTGCAGACCCAGGGCGGGCAGCTGGGCGTCATCCAGTGCACGGTGGAGAGCGAACCGGAGGCTGAGCTGAGCCTGTGGCGCGGGGACGAGGCGGTGGCCTGCACGAGGGGCTGCCCCCTGGCCCCCAGCCCGCGGCGACGCATCACCGCCTCCTACAACAGCCtgaggctggagctgcaggacgTGGTGCTGGAGGATGAGGGCACCTACGTGTGCCGGGCTGGGAACAGCCAGGGCAATGCCAGCGCAGCCATCNNNNNNNNNNNNNNNNNNNNNNNNNNNNNNNNNNNNNNNNNNNNNNNNNNNNNNNNNNNNNNNNNNNNNNNGGGGGGCAGGGGAGAGAAGCTGGATAATCGTGGGGTgatagaatgggttgggttgggtggGTCGCTAAGGATCGTAGAACCAGGGAATGGGtttggattgggttggaagggtccttcaaGATCATAGAATGACAGAGTGGGTTGTGTTGCAAGGGTCCTTCAAGATCATGGAACtatggaatggttgggttgcAAGGGTCCTTCAAGATCAAAGAATGACAGAGTGGATTGTGTTGGAAGGGTCCTTCTAGATCATAAAACTACAGAATGTttgggttgagttggaaggattCTTGAAGAAAGTAGCACtatggaatggcttgggtttgggttggaagggtccttaaagatcatagaactgtagaatggttgggttgcAAGGGTCCTTCAAGATCATGGAACtatggaatggttgggttgcAAAGGTCCTTCAAGATCATAAAACTACAGAATGTttgggttgagttggaagggttCTTGAAGAACGGAGCACtatggaatggcttgggtttgagttggaagggtccttaaagatcacagaaccgTGTGATGTGTTGGGTTTGGGTgggaagggatcttaaaggcCATAGAACCCTAGAAcgttgggttggaagggtcctctgCCTGCCCCCAGCTGCCCGCGTCgtggtgtccccatccccccGCGTGCTCGAAGGCCACGCTGCCAACCTGACGTGCTGGGTCAGCACCGACTCCGGGACCCATCCCAACGTCACCTGGTACCGGAacgggcagcagctccctgctggccccactgcagccctgctgctcccgcAAGTGACAAGCGGGGACGCGGGGCTGTACCACTGCACGGCCGTCAGCGGGAGCAGCAGCCGGAGCTCCGCTGCCGTGCAGTTGGATGTGCTGTGTGAGTGCGGGGTGCTGGGGTTTGGGGTGCCAGGGAGGGTTGGGGGCAGTGGGATGTGGGCATGGCCATGCCTCGAGTGCACAAATCCCAAATCGTGTTGGCGTTTGTCACCTTACCCTGGGCGCGGGATCCCCTCTTGGTGCAGGGTCCCCTCAGCACGAGGTCTCTTCTTGGCACAGGTTCCCCTCTCGGGCACAGGGTCCCCCTCTGGGTGCCAGGTCCCCTTTCTGGGCACAGGGTCCCACTTGGGTGCAGGCTCCCCTTCTTGGCACGGTGTCACCACGCAATGTCTGTGCTCTATCCCACGCAGACCCCCCCAGGAACCCCCGCCTCACCGCCTTCCTGGAGACGCAGAGGGGCCGGCTGGCCATCTTCCAGGCCTCGGTGGCCAGCAaccccccagcccagctggccCTGCACCGTGGCGAGCAGCTGGTGGCCTCCAGCAGCGGCggggggcacagccccatcccacgGGTCAGCGCCGTGGCCGCCCCCAACGCGCTGCGGGTGGAGGTCCGGGATGTGACGCTGGGGGACGAGGGCAGCTACCGCCTGACCGCCACCAACGCGCTCGGCACTGTGGCACAGCACCTCTTCTTCCACGTGCAGGGTGAGCGCTGCTCCCCACGGGCAGGAATGGCTGTGGGgcggggatggggcacccatggCTGCGGGCCGGGGCCCAGCGCCCCACAGACACGGACACCCGGTGCCATGCTGGGGTCCGCATCCCCTCCTGACCGTGGGAGAAGCGCCCAAGCAATGGTTTGTGCCAAGCGTtgctctcttctcccagctgcccGCGTCCTGGTGACGCCATCCTCAGAGGTGCTGGAAGGGGACGACGTGTCCCTGACGTGCGAGGTGCCCGGGGAGCCGGCGCCTGGCACCGTCTTCTCCTGGTACAAGGATGGAGCGCCCGTGCATGAGGGCACTGATGGCGTCATGGAGCTGCCCCATGTTGCCAGCGCCGCCGCCGGCTCCTACCACTGCAAAGCCCACGGCCCCACAGGGACTAACGCCAGCGTGTCCCCCGCCGTCACCCTGCGCGTCCTCTGTGAGTGGTGTGGCGTGGGGACGGGGTGCGTGGGGTGCGATGCGGTGTGGGGTTGCAGTGGGGCATGGCACGGCCATCGGTGCTGGCACCGTCCCCCAGTGTCCCATGCACACAGACCTCCCAGAGCGAGTGAGAGGATTCCATGGTCGAGCAGACATGgaggggatgggctgatggttgggctcggtgaccttggaggtcttctccaacctggAAGATTCCATGATGGATTCTATGGatgtgatgggttgatggttgggctcggtgaccttggaggtcttctccaacctcaatgattccaTGATGGATTCTATGGatgtgatgggttgatggttggactcaatgaccttggaggtctcctccaacctgaatgattgTGTGATGGAATGGACATAgaggggatgggttgatggttgggctcggtgaccttggaggtctcctccaacctggatgattctgtgatggaaTCACGGAGGTGACaggttgacggttggacttgatcatcttggaggtcttctccaaccgCAATGATTCCATGATGGAGTCATGGAGATGATGGGTTGATGGATTCAatgaccttggaggtctccTCCAACCAGGACTCCATGGCTCCACAGACACCCGCCTCAGGCTTTGCTGGGCGGTGCCACCCAcccctgctcacagccccacacaTCTCCCCACGCAGACCCCCCACGGGCCCCAGtcctcagctccctgctggagGCTCCCGGCGGGCGCggggcagtgctgcagtgccacGTGGACAGCCgtcccccagcactgctgcagatcCACAAGGACGGGGTTCTGGTGGCCTCCAGCACGCCGTCCCCATCGGCCACCGCGCCGCGGCTCAGCGTCACCGCGGCCACCAACAGCCTGCGGGTGGGCATCGGCGGCGTGCTGCTGGAGGATGAGGGCGAGTACGTGTGCTCTGCCAGCAACGCCTATGGCAACGCCAGCACCACGGCCAACCTGACGGCGGGCAGTGAGtgggggtgggggctgcagtggggtggGGTGTGTGGGGCAGGGTCGAGGTGCGGTGATGGGATGTggggttgggatgggatgggggatTGGGATGGGGTTTGCGGTGGGGTGTGGGACTTGGGGTGGAGTGCAGTGATGGGATGTGAGACTGGAATGGGATGTGGAAATGGGATGCGGGACTGGGATGGGGTGTGCAATAGGATGTGGGACTGGGATGGGGTGTAGGACTGGGATGAGTTGTGTGGTGGGATATGGGACTGGGATGGGGTGTGCAATGGGATGTAGGACTGGGGTGGGGTGTGCAATGGAATGGGGGATTGCGATGGGGTCTGCAGTGGGGTATGGGACTGGGGTGGAGTGCAGTGATGGGATGTGAGACCGGAGTGGGATGTGAAAATGGGATGTGGGACTGGGATGGGGTGTGCAATGGCATGTGGGACTGGGTGTGAGACCGGAGTGGGCTGTGGAAATGGGATGTGGGACTGGGATGGGGTGTGTGATGGGATGCAGAATTGGTATGGGGTGTGCAATGCGATGTGGGACTTGAATGGAGTGTGGGATTGGGATGAGGTGTGTGGTGGGATGCAGGACTGAGATGGGGTGTGCAATGGGATGGGGGATTGGGGGATTGAGATGGTGTTTGCATTGGGTTATGGGACTGGGGTGGAGTGCAGTGGTCGGATGTGAGACCGGAATGGGATGTGGAAATGGGATGTGGGACTGGGATGAGGTGCGTGATGGGACGTGGGATTGGGATGGGGGTTTGGGATTGGGACAAGGTGTGAAGTAGGACATGGGCCTGGGATGGGGTGTGTGATGGGATGTGGGACTGGGATGGGATGTGGGACTGGGATGGGGTGTGTGATGGGGTGCGGGGCCAGCGGTGGGAGCGATGGGTGCAGGGGGATTGCGGTGGCAGCGTGAAGGGCTGGCCACGGGGACAGGAGCGGGGAAGGAGCCGCAGTGGGATGGGTGGGGTGGAAACGGGGGAGGAACGGTGGGAACTGCAGTTATGGGGCCGGAGGGCTGCAGTGAGGCATCTGGCTGCCACGTCTCCATGGCTCCATGGGGATGGAGCCCAATGGGGTGACGCTGAGCCCGGAGCTCATTCCCGGCCTTCCCCTCTCCCCGGTGCAGCCGCCCGCCTCTGGATCTCGCCGTCCCCCGACGTCCTCGAAGGTGACGCCGTCAACCTGACCTGCGCCGTCCATAGCGGGGCCCGGGACGCGCTGAGCTACACGTGGTACAAGGACGGGGTGCTGCTCAGCGCCGGCCCCAACCCAACCATCACCATCCGCAGCGCAACCGCCGCCGTCGCCGGCTCCTACCACTGTGCCGTGCACGGCCCCGCCGGCACCCGCAGCACGGCCCCCAGCGCGCTGCGTGTCCGCTGTGAGTCCGGGGGCTCCGGGGGGGCCCCCGCTCCGTGTTCCCCTGGTCCCGTGTCTGGGTGCAAGGGCAccgctgctgctggagctcacgGCGCGGTGCAGACCCAACTCGGCTGTCCCGGCTCTCCTTTCATTCCCAGACCCTCCCCGCAACCTGCAGCTGAAATCCTTCACCGAGAGCGGCGGGGGCACGGCCCTCATCCTGCTCTGCACCGCCGACAGCAGCCCCCCGGCCGAGCTCAGCCTGCACAGGGACGGGGAGCGGGTGGACCCCAGCGCCGCCGCGGGGCCCCGCGTGCCCAACACGCTGCGCCTGGAGCTGCCGGCGGCCGCGGCGCGGGACGAGGGCGAGTACGAGTGCCGGGCACACAGCCCCCTCGGCAGCGCCCGCACCTCCGTGCACGTCCGTGTGCAGGGTGAGTGCGGGCGATGCGGCGGGGTGAGGTGCCGCACGGCGTGGGCACGGGGGGAGGTTGCCCCGTGCTGCGGATGCGGAGCTTGGGAAGGGGTTGCTTCATGTGCTGGTGGGTGAGGGTGCTCCGTGGTGCTCCGTGGTGCGGGCACAGAGCGAAGCGTTCCGTGGCGCGGGCACAGGGCTCGGGGATGAGGTTGCTCCACGGCACGGGCGTGGGGTGAGGGTGCTCCGTGGTGCATGGGCATGGTGCTTGGGGGCGAGGCGGTCCGTGGTGTTGGCATGGGGTGAGGTTGCAAGGTTGTTGGGCACGGTGTGGCATGGGGTGAGGTTCATCCATGGTGCTCCGTGGCGTGGGCAGGGGTCAGGGTGCTCCGTAGCATGGACACGGGGTGAGGTTCATCCATGGTGTGTGGGCACGGAGCTTGGGGGTGAGGTGCTCCACGGTGTGGGTGCGGAGTGAGGGTGCTCCATGGGCACGGAGCAcggggatgaggatggagacAACGCTGCTCCGTGGCGTGGGAACGGATCTTGGCAACAAGGCTGCCCCgcggtgcggggctgggggctgccccacCGCGCCAGCCCCGatccctgcagccctcagggTGCGGGTGCTCCCTGCCGCCGAGGTGCTCGAGGGCACGGCCGTGACGCTGAGCTGCGAGGACGCAGCCCCGGAGTCGGGCACCACCTACGCGTGGCTGAAGAACGGGCGCTGGCTGCGGGAGGGGCCCTCGGCCGCGCTCCTGCTCCCCACCGCCCGCAGCAGCGACGCGGGCACCTACAGCTGCGT
This genomic interval from Numida meleagris isolate 19003 breed g44 Domestic line unplaced genomic scaffold, NumMel1.0 unplaced_Scaffold250, whole genome shotgun sequence contains the following:
- the SIGLEC1 gene encoding sialoadhesin — its product is MGGTAIPPSALGQAGLLRLAGRTHPLAPHGTPAVAMTLLRWLVFLTGLDPTAPSTWGVSYPEALRGIAGSCVVFPCTLSFPDDVSAAAGIVAIWYKDYEGQKTMVFHSGDREVDANFRGRTQLLGDPTARNCTLLLRGARPEDSGLYRFRFEVVDGDRWSAARDVALRVEDTLERPSISASEEVSEDTLVTMECSSPYACPLSAMTLRWAGYNPRVSALSSHVQVDTRGVSRRQSLTTSFSWRDHSRTLLCEVLLGSQRASTELVLRVRHAPKGTKVSLDPPTQHVRVGDTLSLSCAVNSSHPPVTAFRWYKDGAAAGTGSILVLRGVRGQDHGRYHCEAQNAVGTGVAPAVMLYVMSAEVSISPAAEVQEGTATTLSCDVPGQEGRELNYTWYRNGAWLQQGPSHRLLLPHAAASDAGFYSCTATEAWGSAASPALSLSVTYPPRTPVLTLLQEPQGGGMAVVSCVVDSRPPATLALYHGDALVASSSSPAAPGQRLGVTAARNALRLELRGVRPQDSGTYRCTATNALGNATATRPFVARPTQVQVHPSSEVREGAAVTLRCVTPGDAPGSTTYTWYRNGRQLVGHADPVLSFPSVRSGDAGAFQCQARGGRDGDGDTSGAVPLRVLFPPRQPVLSSFLQTQGGQLGVIQCTVESEPEAELSLWRGDEAVACTRGCPLAPSPRRRITASYNSLRLELQDVVLEDEGTYVCRAGNSQGNASAASQNRVMCWVWVGRDLKGHRTLERWVGRVLCLPPAARVVVSPSPRVLEGHAANLTCWVSTDSGTHPNVTWYRNGQQLPAGPTAALLLPQVTSGDAGLYHCTAVSGSSSRSSAAVQLDVLYPPRNPRLTAFLETQRGRLAIFQASVASNPPAQLALHRGEQLVASSSGGGHSPIPRVSAVAAPNALRVEVRDVTLGDEGSYRLTATNALGTVAQHLFFHVQAARVLVTPSSEVLEGDDVSLTCEVPGEPAPGTVFSWYKDGAPVHEGTDGVMELPHVASAAAGSYHCKAHGPTGTNASVSPAVTLRVLYPPRAPVLSSLLEAPGGRGAVLQCHVDSRPPALLQIHKDGVLVASSTPSPSATAPRLSVTAATNSLRVGIGGVLLEDEGEYVCSASNAYGNASTTANLTAGTARLWISPSPDVLEGDAVNLTCAVHSGARDALSYTWYKDGVLLSAGPNPTITIRSATAAVAGSYHCAVHGPAGTRSTAPSALRVRYPPRNLQLKSFTESGGGTALILLCTADSSPPAELSLHRDGERVDPSAAAGPRVPNTLRLELPAAAARDEGEYECRAHSPLGSARTSVHVRVQALRVRVLPAAEVLEGTAVTLSCEDAAPESGTTYAWLKNGRWLREGPSAALLLPTARSSDAGTYSCVARVGTRTQRAPPAELRVLYAPRQPSLVVLAELGGGWHSELLCTVDSQPPADVVLLHGPVPLASTRDPPAQAAPNALRVRVEGPGAAGLYVCVANNSFGAVNTSLLLGASGVRVTAEPSPEVPEGATVTMNCSAGTWLGAEANYSWYKDHRWLREGPRGSIVLSPVSSADTGFYHCRVSGTWGSASSAPLSLSVLHAPRDVSVSTFLENHHGRAGVVLCTASSHPPASLALFRRGLLLASSLAPPSSPGLHATAYPNALRLELGALGPGDAAEYRCTASNALGNATASAYFDTHSEWGALWGGGGRNIPCQGRG